A stretch of Amycolatopsis balhimycina FH 1894 DNA encodes these proteins:
- a CDS encoding transglutaminase family protein has protein sequence MTWQLRVAHRTGYRYATPATQSYNEARLTPRSDRRQTTVATRIETAPATRAYRYTDYWGTVVTSFDLHAPHTEFTVLATSVVETADEAEPIRAATWKDLRSDTVVDHRTEYLTPTDYTPRDVTLAREARSLRTGLDPADAVLAVCEWVNKQLKYQPGTTGVHSTATDAWQAREGVCQDFAHVTLVMLRAIGVPARYVSGYLHTKPDAKLGEVVEGESHAWVDVWTGGWWAYDPTNAIPVGPRHVWVAMGRDYADVAPLKGIFTGGGQSTLDVSVHLTRLA, from the coding sequence GTGACGTGGCAGCTGCGGGTGGCGCACCGGACGGGGTACCGGTACGCGACACCGGCGACGCAGTCGTACAACGAAGCCCGGCTGACCCCGCGCTCGGACCGCCGCCAGACGACGGTGGCGACCCGCATCGAGACGGCCCCGGCGACCCGCGCCTACCGGTACACGGACTACTGGGGCACGGTCGTGACGTCGTTCGACCTCCACGCGCCGCACACGGAGTTCACCGTTCTGGCGACGTCGGTGGTCGAGACGGCGGACGAGGCCGAACCGATCCGCGCGGCGACGTGGAAGGACCTGCGTTCCGACACGGTCGTCGACCACCGCACGGAGTACCTGACCCCGACGGACTACACGCCGCGAGACGTCACCTTGGCGCGCGAGGCCCGTTCGCTGCGGACGGGCCTCGACCCGGCGGACGCGGTGCTCGCGGTGTGCGAATGGGTGAACAAGCAGCTCAAGTACCAGCCGGGCACCACCGGCGTCCACTCGACGGCGACCGACGCCTGGCAGGCGCGCGAGGGCGTCTGCCAGGACTTCGCGCACGTCACGCTGGTGATGCTGCGCGCGATCGGCGTCCCGGCGCGGTACGTGTCGGGCTATCTGCACACGAAACCGGACGCGAAGCTCGGCGAGGTGGTCGAGGGCGAGTCGCACGCGTGGGTCGACGTCTGGACGGGCGGGTGGTGGGCGTACGACCCGACGAACGCGATCCCGGTCGGACCACGGCACGTGTGGGTGGCGATGGGCCGGGACTACGCGGACGTGGCGCCGCTGAAGGGCATCTTCACCGGCGGCGGTCAGTCCACTTTGGACGTCTCGGTCCACCTGACCCGGCTGGCCTGA
- a CDS encoding alpha-E domain-containing protein — translation MLARNAESLYWIGRYVERADDTSRILNVSVHQLLEDATVDSDHASRQLLAVLGIDPEGAESLDVWKLTELVAYAKDNPASIVGSINSARENTRGAREVVSTELWECLNATWNAVPDRQRYARRAGPHAFLSFIEERAAMFAGLADSTMSRDDGWLFMVLGRSIERADMVVRLLLSRVADRASSPGWITVLRSAGAQDTYLRTYRGALDAGRVVQFLLRDRLFPRSVFHALLQAEECLQRLDPGGGARTNEQTEALRELGRARSELEFLRPSELLTDLPRRLAALQTSIREIGESVSLQYFSTSPWVAWSGAEVSL, via the coding sequence ATGCTGGCACGCAACGCGGAGTCGCTGTACTGGATCGGCCGGTACGTCGAACGCGCCGACGACACCTCCCGCATCCTCAACGTCTCGGTCCACCAGCTCCTGGAAGACGCGACCGTCGACTCGGACCACGCGAGCCGCCAGCTCCTGGCCGTCCTGGGCATCGACCCGGAGGGCGCGGAATCCCTGGACGTGTGGAAGCTGACCGAGCTGGTGGCGTACGCGAAGGACAACCCCGCGTCGATCGTCGGCTCGATCAACTCGGCGCGGGAGAACACGCGCGGCGCCCGCGAAGTCGTCTCGACCGAGCTGTGGGAATGCCTGAACGCGACCTGGAACGCGGTGCCCGACCGGCAGCGCTACGCCCGGCGCGCCGGGCCGCACGCGTTCCTGTCGTTCATCGAGGAGCGCGCGGCGATGTTCGCCGGGCTCGCCGACTCGACGATGAGCCGGGACGACGGCTGGCTGTTCATGGTGCTCGGCCGCTCGATCGAACGCGCCGACATGGTGGTGCGGCTGCTGCTGTCCCGGGTCGCGGACCGCGCGTCGTCGCCGGGCTGGATCACGGTGCTGCGCTCGGCCGGCGCGCAGGACACCTACCTGCGCACGTACCGGGGTGCCCTGGACGCCGGCCGCGTCGTCCAGTTCCTGTTGCGGGACAGGCTGTTCCCGCGTTCGGTGTTCCACGCGCTGCTGCAGGCCGAGGAGTGCCTGCAGCGGCTCGACCCGGGCGGCGGCGCGCGCACCAACGAGCAGACCGAGGCCCTGCGCGAACTCGGCCGGGCCCGCAGCGAGCTGGAGTTCCTCCGCCCGTCGGAGCTGCTCACCGACCTGCCGCGGCGGCTCGCGGCGTTGCAGACGTCGATCAGGGAAATCGGGGAATCCGTGTCGTTGCAGTACTTCAGCACGTCGCCGTGGGTGGCGTGGAGCGGTGCGGAGGTTTCGCTGTGA
- a CDS encoding ABC transporter substrate-binding protein, producing the protein MPRGTQLKAIALLPAFALVGLTVACGAGGSGAGNVSASNSAAPGAGSGDVGTVAKDDALAAMVPADIKSDGKIVVGQDQSYPPNEFVDGGKAAGFDVDLGTAIGQVLGVQMDFQNAAFDGIIPGIGAKKYELAMSSFSINAERLQSVDMISYYSAGTSLAVLKGNPDGLKADDLCGKKVAVQKGTTQVEDLDKKNAACTGAGKPAIEVTQLQAQTDVNLALTAKRVQGELADSPVIDYAVKQTNGQLESVGAPYDTAPYGIVLPKNSGDFGKAVQGAIQKLIDSGAYKKILDKWGLNATGAVTKSEINPAS; encoded by the coding sequence GTGCCCCGAGGAACCCAGCTCAAGGCGATCGCCCTGCTGCCTGCGTTCGCCCTGGTCGGCTTGACCGTGGCGTGCGGAGCGGGAGGCAGCGGCGCGGGCAACGTCAGTGCCAGCAACTCGGCCGCGCCGGGTGCCGGTTCGGGTGACGTCGGTACGGTCGCGAAGGACGACGCGCTGGCCGCCATGGTGCCCGCCGACATCAAGTCCGACGGCAAGATCGTGGTCGGCCAGGACCAGAGCTACCCGCCGAACGAGTTCGTCGACGGCGGCAAGGCCGCCGGCTTCGACGTCGACCTCGGCACCGCCATCGGCCAGGTGCTCGGCGTGCAGATGGACTTCCAGAACGCCGCCTTCGACGGCATCATCCCCGGCATCGGCGCCAAGAAGTACGAGCTGGCGATGTCGTCGTTCAGCATCAACGCCGAGCGGCTGCAGTCGGTCGACATGATCTCCTACTACAGCGCGGGTACCTCGCTGGCCGTGCTGAAGGGCAACCCCGACGGCCTGAAGGCCGACGACCTGTGCGGCAAGAAGGTCGCGGTGCAGAAGGGCACCACCCAGGTCGAGGACCTCGACAAGAAGAACGCCGCCTGCACCGGCGCGGGCAAGCCCGCCATCGAGGTCACGCAGCTGCAGGCCCAGACCGACGTCAACCTGGCTCTCACCGCCAAGCGCGTGCAGGGCGAGCTGGCCGACTCCCCGGTCATCGACTACGCGGTCAAGCAGACCAACGGCCAGCTCGAGTCGGTCGGCGCGCCGTACGACACGGCGCCGTACGGCATCGTGTTGCCGAAGAACAGCGGCGACTTCGGCAAGGCCGTCCAGGGCGCGATCCAGAAGCTGATCGACAGCGGCGCGTACAAGAAGATCCTGGACAAGTGGGGTCTCAACGCGACGGGCGCGGTCACCAAGTCGGAGATCAACCCGGCCTCCTGA
- a CDS encoding amino acid ABC transporter permease — MSSSEAPPPEAPIDTEPIKAVPVRHYGRWVAGVIVLFVAFIVARSVITNDALQWPVVGDYLFDDRVLRGLQNTLILTVISMLIGIFGGILLAVMRLSPNPLTSGAAGIYIWLFRGTPLITQLVIWNFLALAYPRLGLGIPFGPEFVSWDTNQLITQFTASLLGLGLNEAAYMAEIVRGGIQSVDSGQLEAASALGMSRTRTLRRIILPQAMRVIIPPTGNETISMLKTTSLVVAIGYFELMVAVQTIYSQNYKTVPLLITAAAWYLFMTSVLTLIQMQIEKRFSRGTSRDVVQRAGWRSRVFGRGGGNVT; from the coding sequence GTGAGTTCCTCCGAAGCGCCTCCTCCCGAGGCGCCGATCGACACCGAGCCCATCAAGGCCGTCCCGGTGCGCCACTACGGGCGCTGGGTGGCCGGGGTGATCGTCCTCTTCGTCGCGTTCATCGTGGCCCGCAGCGTGATCACGAACGACGCACTGCAGTGGCCGGTCGTCGGGGACTACCTCTTCGACGACCGGGTGCTGCGCGGCCTGCAGAACACGTTGATCCTGACCGTGATCTCGATGCTGATCGGGATCTTCGGCGGGATCCTGCTGGCCGTGATGCGCCTGTCGCCCAACCCGCTGACCTCGGGTGCGGCGGGCATCTACATCTGGCTGTTCCGCGGCACGCCGCTGATCACGCAGCTGGTGATCTGGAACTTCCTGGCGCTGGCCTACCCGCGCCTGGGCCTGGGCATCCCGTTCGGGCCGGAGTTCGTCAGCTGGGACACCAACCAGCTGATCACGCAGTTCACCGCGTCGCTGCTCGGTCTTGGGCTCAACGAAGCCGCATACATGGCCGAGATCGTGCGTGGTGGCATCCAGTCGGTCGACTCGGGCCAGCTGGAAGCGGCGAGCGCGCTCGGCATGAGCCGGACGAGGACCCTGCGGCGGATCATCCTGCCGCAGGCGATGCGGGTGATCATCCCGCCGACCGGCAACGAGACGATCTCGATGCTGAAGACGACGTCGCTGGTCGTGGCCATCGGGTACTTCGAGCTGATGGTCGCGGTCCAGACCATCTACTCGCAGAACTACAAGACGGTCCCGCTGCTCATCACGGCGGCCGCCTGGTACCTGTTCATGACGTCGGTCCTGACGCTGATCCAGATGCAGATCGAGAAGCGCTTCTCCCGCGGTACCTCGCGGGACGTCGTCCAGCGGGCCGGCTGGCGGTCGAGGGTGTTCGGCCGGGGTGGAGGGAACGTCACATGA
- a CDS encoding circularly permuted type 2 ATP-grasp protein, translating to MSFMNAIPPRLPPSGRRARKATTSRITRPGARFDGYLSPERPHAGAYDEMFAADGTVRGPYRALYDSIAALDAHDLNSRALALDRAMVDQGITFSLSGQERPFPLDLVPRVIQAAEWAKIERGVAQRVRALEAFLADIYGDRQILREGVLPRRLITSCEHFQREAFGINPPNGVRIHVSGVDLVRDEEGTFRVLEDNLRNPSGVSYVMENRRTMARVFPDLFAQHRVRPVGDYASHLLRALRAASAANVADPTVVVLTPGIHNSAYFEHSLLARLMGVELVEGRDMFCRDNVVYLRTTEGERQVDVIYRRVDDEFLDPVHYRPDSVLGIAGVLNAARAGNVVVANAIGNGVGDDKLVYTYVPEMVKYYLNEKPLLPNVDTFRCWLPDEFDHVMAHLDELVVKPVEGSGGYGIVFGPEATKKELDTLRRKVRAHRRGWIAQPVVQLSTVPAKVEDRLAPRHVDLRPFAVNDGKDIFVLPGGLTRVALPEGSLVVNSSQGGGSKDTWVLASRASTAERELERPALGAMSAVDGLAAEQGPELTSSQQQQQQQS from the coding sequence ATGTCGTTCATGAACGCCATCCCGCCGCGGCTGCCCCCGTCCGGTCGACGCGCGCGGAAGGCGACGACCAGCCGGATCACCCGTCCGGGTGCCCGGTTCGACGGGTACCTCTCCCCGGAACGGCCGCACGCCGGGGCCTACGACGAGATGTTCGCCGCCGACGGCACCGTCCGCGGCCCGTACCGCGCGCTGTACGACTCGATCGCGGCCCTCGACGCGCACGACCTGAACTCCCGGGCGCTCGCGCTCGACCGGGCGATGGTCGACCAGGGCATCACGTTCTCCTTGTCCGGGCAGGAGCGGCCGTTCCCGCTGGACCTGGTGCCGAGGGTGATCCAGGCCGCCGAGTGGGCCAAGATCGAGCGCGGCGTTGCCCAGCGCGTGCGCGCGCTGGAGGCGTTCCTCGCCGACATCTACGGCGACCGGCAGATCCTGCGCGAAGGCGTGCTGCCGCGGCGGCTGATCACCTCGTGCGAGCACTTCCAGCGCGAGGCGTTCGGCATCAACCCGCCCAACGGCGTGCGCATCCACGTGTCCGGTGTGGACCTGGTGCGGGACGAAGAGGGCACGTTCCGGGTGCTGGAGGACAATCTCCGCAACCCGTCCGGGGTGTCGTACGTGATGGAGAACCGGCGCACGATGGCCCGGGTCTTCCCGGACCTGTTCGCCCAGCACCGCGTGCGCCCGGTCGGTGACTACGCGTCGCACCTGCTGCGGGCGCTGCGCGCGGCGTCGGCCGCGAACGTCGCCGACCCGACGGTCGTCGTGCTCACGCCGGGAATCCACAACTCGGCGTACTTCGAGCATTCGCTGCTGGCGCGGCTGATGGGGGTCGAGCTGGTCGAAGGCCGCGACATGTTCTGCCGCGACAACGTCGTCTACCTGCGGACCACCGAGGGCGAGCGCCAGGTCGACGTCATCTACCGGCGGGTCGACGACGAGTTCCTCGATCCCGTGCACTACCGGCCGGACTCGGTCCTCGGCATCGCGGGCGTGCTCAACGCGGCGCGCGCGGGCAACGTCGTCGTCGCGAACGCCATCGGCAACGGCGTCGGGGACGACAAGCTCGTCTACACCTACGTGCCGGAGATGGTGAAGTACTACCTGAACGAGAAGCCGCTGCTGCCCAACGTGGACACCTTCCGGTGCTGGCTGCCGGACGAGTTCGACCACGTCATGGCGCACCTCGACGAACTGGTCGTGAAGCCGGTCGAAGGCTCCGGCGGCTACGGGATCGTGTTCGGGCCGGAGGCGACGAAGAAGGAACTGGACACGCTCCGGCGCAAGGTGCGCGCGCACCGGCGCGGCTGGATCGCGCAGCCGGTGGTCCAGCTCTCGACCGTGCCGGCCAAGGTGGAGGACCGGCTCGCGCCGCGGCACGTCGACCTGCGGCCGTTCGCCGTCAACGACGGCAAGGACATCTTCGTGCTGCCCGGCGGGCTGACCCGGGTGGCGCTGCCGGAGGGCAGCCTGGTCGTCAACTCCTCGCAGGGCGGCGGTTCGAAGGACACGTGGGTGCTGGCGTCCCGCGCGTCGACGGCCGAACGCGAACTCGAGCGGCCCGCACTCGGCGCGATGTCCGCTGTGGACGGATTGGCCGCCGAGCAGGGGCCGGAGCTGACCTCGTCGCAGCAACAGCAGCAACAGCAGAGTTAG
- a CDS encoding membrane protein, with protein MEIWVLGALGRTGRGITAGLVAKGLPVVLVGRNRERLAATGSKFVVADGVEAIAAEIRQQRPSVVVNTIGEYAATAATIARACLPGGHYVDLAADLVAVPRLLDLHEEALAGGGTFVTGAGFGVLATESVVAKLCDGRATPSAVRVDAVASVAIEAGTLGVALAASIVDALTTGGREYRDGRLVPSRLGANAQTLAFPDGETAKSASVPSGELVAAQRVSGAPSVTLTSGLAPTSAAVRAVLPLLGKVLSVPALRRFAVRRLAGVQAKAAPRPRAHSWGHAVVTWPDGTTREGWLRAGEGMDFTTAVVAEVAARLARGEGKPGAHTPASALGPDVAEAAGGTFLL; from the coding sequence ATGGAGATCTGGGTACTCGGAGCCTTGGGCCGCACCGGCCGCGGCATCACCGCCGGGCTGGTGGCGAAGGGGTTGCCGGTCGTACTGGTCGGGCGCAACCGGGAACGCCTGGCGGCTACCGGTTCGAAGTTCGTCGTCGCCGACGGCGTCGAGGCCATCGCGGCGGAGATCCGGCAGCAGCGGCCGTCGGTCGTGGTCAACACCATCGGCGAGTACGCCGCCACGGCCGCGACGATCGCGCGGGCCTGCCTGCCCGGCGGCCACTACGTCGACTTGGCCGCGGACCTCGTCGCCGTCCCACGGCTGCTGGACCTGCACGAAGAGGCCCTCGCCGGCGGCGGCACCTTCGTGACCGGGGCCGGCTTCGGCGTCCTGGCGACCGAGTCCGTCGTCGCGAAGCTCTGCGACGGGCGCGCGACGCCGAGCGCGGTACGCGTCGACGCGGTGGCGTCGGTCGCCATCGAAGCGGGGACTTTGGGAGTCGCGCTGGCGGCCAGCATCGTTGACGCACTGACCACCGGCGGCCGAGAGTACCGGGACGGCCGCTTGGTCCCTTCGCGGCTCGGCGCGAACGCGCAGACGCTCGCGTTCCCGGACGGCGAGACGGCGAAGTCGGCGAGCGTGCCCTCGGGCGAGCTGGTGGCGGCTCAGCGGGTGAGCGGCGCGCCGTCGGTCACGCTGACGTCCGGTCTCGCACCCACCTCGGCCGCGGTCCGGGCGGTGCTGCCGCTGCTTGGCAAGGTCCTGTCCGTCCCGGCCCTCCGCCGGTTCGCGGTCCGGCGGCTCGCCGGGGTTCAGGCGAAGGCGGCCCCGCGACCCCGCGCACACTCGTGGGGCCACGCCGTCGTGACCTGGCCCGACGGCACGACGCGCGAAGGCTGGCTCCGCGCCGGCGAGGGAATGGACTTCACGACGGCGGTCGTGGCCGAGGTCGCGGCCCGGCTGGCGCGCGGCGAGGGCAAGCCAGGCGCGCACACACCGGCGTCGGCGCTCGGACCGGACGTCGCCGAAGCCGCGGGTGGCACCTTCCTGCTGTGA